The following are encoded together in the Coriobacteriia bacterium genome:
- a CDS encoding TOBE domain-containing protein, protein MRLSARNQLVGTVASVTRGPVSALVKVDLGNGQHISASLTTEAADELGLTTGTPVTAIVKASAVILGVE, encoded by the coding sequence ATGAGGCTCTCAGCACGCAACCAGCTCGTAGGCACTGTCGCCTCCGTTACCCGCGGCCCAGTTAGCGCACTGGTCAAGGTCGATCTTGGCAACGGCCAGCACATCAGCGCGTCCCTCACCACCGAGGCCGCCGACGAACTCGGCTTGACCACGGGTACGCCCGTTACGGCTATCGTCAAGGCAAGCGCGGTCATTCTCGGCGTCGAGTAG
- a CDS encoding ATP-binding cassette domain-containing protein, giving the protein MSGLSVSLRKHLPGFDLDVGWAVRDGFTVLFGYSGAGKSLTLSMIAGTLKPDVGRVVLGDDVLGDTACGIWTPPQDRRIGYVSQSAQLFPHMSVRGNVEYALKSVPRTARRARAEELLDRLHVADLASKRPHQLSGGQKQRCALARALALEPRALLLDEPLSALDLPFRVEMRALLREVQRDSGVPFVMVTHDLYEACVLADTLVVYSGTGAVQVGAPRELVCSPSTPEIRRLLHAMQLPESVFNQPEAGRIVPLSRKEQVA; this is encoded by the coding sequence ATGAGCGGGCTGTCGGTATCGCTTCGCAAGCATCTTCCCGGCTTCGACCTCGACGTGGGATGGGCTGTTCGCGACGGCTTCACGGTACTGTTCGGCTACTCGGGAGCAGGCAAGTCGCTCACGCTCTCGATGATTGCCGGCACGCTCAAGCCCGATGTGGGCCGCGTGGTTCTGGGCGACGACGTGCTTGGCGACACGGCGTGTGGCATCTGGACTCCGCCGCAGGATCGACGAATCGGCTACGTGTCTCAGTCCGCGCAGCTGTTCCCTCACATGAGCGTGCGCGGCAACGTCGAGTACGCGCTCAAGAGCGTCCCGCGAACTGCCCGTCGCGCACGTGCCGAGGAGCTTCTCGACCGGCTACACGTCGCCGACCTCGCGAGCAAGCGCCCCCACCAGCTCTCCGGCGGGCAGAAGCAGCGGTGCGCGCTCGCGCGCGCGTTGGCTCTCGAGCCGCGAGCGCTCCTGCTCGATGAGCCGCTATCGGCGCTCGACTTGCCGTTTCGCGTTGAGATGCGCGCGCTCCTACGTGAAGTCCAACGTGACAGCGGCGTTCCATTCGTGATGGTCACCCATGATCTGTACGAGGCGTGTGTGCTTGCAGACACGCTCGTCGTCTACTCGGGGACGGGCGCTGTTCAGGTAGGTGCCCCGCGCGAGCTTGTTTGCAGTCCGAGTACGCCCGAGATCCGGCGGCTGCTGCATGCGATGCAGCTTCCGGAGTCGGTGTTCAATCAGCCCGAAGCGGGGCGCATCGTCCCGCTCAGCCGAAAGGAGCAAGTCGCATGA